From a region of the Pontibacillus yanchengensis genome:
- a CDS encoding M23 family metallopeptidase — translation MREEENKSVSKNNWKRVFRKKWFFPSVYLITAALLLAGVVWYQNSSTNDQAEQPDASNDTDSIEYSYDGEDSAPVMEQSENLAMPLKEREEVVIKTKFYDFDASQEEKEQALVFYHNRYHQSNGISIAREDGETFDVTASASGTITEVKEDPLFGQLIEISHDSDVTTKYMSLGDVLVEAGAEVKQGDVIGTAGQNLAGKDNGVHLDFEVRKGETALNPEEYFNQPLNKLQEAEEPEDQQGQESATEETDEGAGQKLNEDDQKSGEDQDQGTDEEDAEQGQEGNDTEQPTEDSESSISMMNT, via the coding sequence ATGAGAGAGGAAGAAAACAAAAGCGTTTCAAAAAACAATTGGAAACGTGTTTTCCGTAAAAAATGGTTTTTCCCTAGTGTCTATTTGATCACGGCAGCGTTGCTTTTAGCAGGAGTGGTTTGGTACCAAAATTCTTCTACCAACGACCAAGCTGAACAACCAGATGCATCAAATGACACCGACAGTATTGAGTACTCTTATGATGGCGAAGATTCTGCACCAGTAATGGAGCAATCCGAAAATTTAGCAATGCCGCTCAAAGAACGTGAAGAAGTTGTCATCAAAACAAAGTTCTATGATTTTGACGCAAGTCAGGAAGAGAAAGAACAAGCACTCGTATTTTACCACAATCGCTACCATCAAAGTAATGGCATTAGTATCGCTAGAGAAGATGGAGAAACGTTTGACGTAACTGCTTCAGCAAGTGGAACCATTACAGAAGTAAAGGAAGACCCATTATTTGGTCAATTAATCGAGATTTCACATGACAGTGATGTAACAACGAAGTACATGAGCCTTGGCGACGTACTAGTTGAAGCAGGCGCTGAAGTGAAACAAGGTGATGTGATTGGTACAGCTGGTCAAAACCTTGCTGGAAAAGATAATGGTGTTCACCTAGATTTCGAAGTACGTAAAGGTGAAACAGCATTAAATCCTGAGGAATACTTCAACCAACCTTTAAATAAGCTTCAAGAAGCAGAGGAACCTGAAGATCAACAAGGTCAAGAATCTGCAACGGAAGAGACTGATGAAGGTGCTGGTCAAAAATTAAATGAAGATGACCAAAAAAGTGGTGAAGATCAGGATCAAGGAACAGACGAAGAAGATGCTGAACAAGGCCAAGAAGGTAACGACACTGAGCAACCAACAGAAGATAGCGAATCTTCCATTTCTATGATGAACACATAA
- a CDS encoding YwmB family TATA-box binding protein: MKHFAIIFIIILLLQPHLFLAAQSKRTSPLQPLTDITDFIKNHNLEVGTWEVTMKKDIHQDEMSYYKEMLQTQYPHMTIKETENEKSKKFVFTNHQKKSQFVEKFIMVVSKEMQSYAQILYVATGDEWNESTKSNFMPRLNQLKSAIFQENTTIFTCVKTEYNGIIDGVLLLEKFSTRLQIEELQILKEEDFISVTGLTKKWSQAIPYGDQGSMNVQFALREGMGAKTTLTFGTPVITNEY, from the coding sequence ATGAAACATTTTGCTATTATATTCATCATTATCTTATTGCTTCAACCTCATTTATTTCTAGCCGCACAATCCAAACGCACTTCACCATTACAACCACTGACTGATATCACAGATTTTATTAAAAATCATAACCTAGAAGTGGGGACATGGGAAGTTACAATGAAGAAGGACATTCACCAAGATGAAATGTCCTACTACAAAGAAATGCTTCAAACACAATATCCTCACATGACCATCAAAGAAACGGAAAACGAGAAGAGTAAAAAATTCGTTTTCACGAACCATCAAAAAAAATCTCAATTTGTCGAAAAGTTTATTATGGTTGTATCTAAAGAAATGCAATCATATGCTCAAATCCTTTATGTTGCAACGGGTGACGAATGGAATGAGAGCACAAAATCAAACTTTATGCCTAGACTAAATCAGCTAAAATCTGCTATTTTTCAAGAAAATACCACAATATTCACTTGTGTGAAAACAGAATACAATGGTATTATTGATGGTGTTTTATTGCTTGAAAAATTTAGTACCAGATTACAAATCGAAGAATTGCAAATACTAAAAGAAGAAGATTTTATATCAGTCACAGGATTAACAAAAAAATGGAGCCAGGCGATTCCATATGGAGATCAGGGTTCAATGAATGTTCAGTTTGCATTACGCGAAGGAATGGGCGCAAAGACAACCCTCACATTTGGAACGCCAGTCATTACGAATGAATATTAA
- the murA gene encoding UDP-N-acetylglucosamine 1-carboxyvinyltransferase: MEKIIVRGGGQLTGTVKVEGAKNAVLPVIAASLIASEGKSILKEVPALADVTTISEVMRYMNADVDINQNTVTIDASRELTTEAPFEYVRKMRASFLVLGPLLARYGHAKVALPGGCAIGSRPIDQHLKGFEAMGAKVNVGNGFIEAYAEGRLQGARIYFDVPSVGATENVMMAAALAEGKTVLENCAKEPEIVDLANYLNKMGAKVIGAGTETIRIHGVEKLTGAEHTIIPDRIEAGTFMVAAAISKGNVLVKNAELEHVRSLVAKMEEMGVIIQEEEDGLRVIGPKKLKAVDIKTMPHPGFPTDMQSQMMALMLQAHGTSVITETVFENRFMHVEEFRRMNAHLKIEGRSVIVEGPSDLQGAEVAATDLRAGAALILAGLVADGYTRVTELKHLDRGYVDFAEKLRGLGADVERINEPAAEEMEPTTDVKSSLSS; this comes from the coding sequence TTGGAAAAAATCATCGTCCGCGGTGGCGGCCAGCTCACGGGCACCGTTAAGGTAGAAGGTGCAAAAAATGCTGTTCTGCCTGTCATCGCAGCAAGCCTAATTGCTAGTGAAGGAAAAAGTATCCTTAAAGAAGTACCCGCTCTCGCTGATGTAACTACAATTAGTGAAGTAATGCGATATATGAATGCAGATGTAGACATTAATCAAAATACTGTAACGATTGACGCATCTAGAGAGCTGACAACAGAAGCACCGTTTGAATATGTTCGTAAAATGAGAGCATCGTTCCTTGTATTAGGACCACTATTAGCTCGTTACGGACACGCAAAGGTTGCACTTCCAGGTGGATGTGCAATTGGTTCAAGACCGATTGACCAGCACCTTAAGGGCTTTGAAGCAATGGGTGCAAAAGTTAATGTAGGAAATGGATTTATCGAAGCGTACGCGGAAGGACGTCTTCAAGGCGCCCGTATTTATTTTGACGTACCAAGTGTTGGAGCAACCGAAAACGTTATGATGGCCGCTGCTCTTGCCGAAGGAAAAACAGTGCTAGAAAACTGTGCAAAAGAGCCAGAAATCGTTGACCTTGCAAACTACTTGAACAAAATGGGTGCAAAAGTTATTGGTGCTGGTACGGAAACAATTCGTATCCACGGTGTAGAAAAATTAACTGGCGCAGAGCACACAATCATTCCAGACCGAATTGAGGCTGGAACATTCATGGTGGCCGCAGCGATCTCAAAAGGAAATGTGTTAGTAAAGAACGCTGAGCTAGAACACGTTCGTTCACTTGTTGCCAAAATGGAAGAAATGGGTGTCATCATTCAAGAAGAAGAAGATGGCCTTCGCGTCATCGGTCCAAAAAAATTAAAAGCCGTTGACATTAAGACGATGCCGCACCCTGGATTCCCAACAGATATGCAATCACAAATGATGGCCTTGATGCTACAAGCGCATGGTACTAGTGTGATCACAGAAACTGTATTCGAAAACCGTTTTATGCACGTAGAGGAATTCCGTCGCATGAACGCACACCTGAAAATTGAAGGTCGCTCTGTCATTGTAGAAGGTCCATCCGACCTACAAGGAGCAGAAGTTGCCGCAACAGATTTACGCGCAGGTGCAGCACTCATTCTAGCTGGTCTAGTCGCAGATGGATATACTCGCGTGACAGAACTGAAACACCTTGACCGCGGATATGTAGATTTTGCTGAAAAACTAAGAGGCCTTGGCGCCGACGTCGAACGCATCAACGAACCCGCAGCCGAAGAAATGGAACCAACAACAGACGTGAAATCATCACTATCATCATAA
- a CDS encoding AimR family lysis-lysogeny pheromone receptor, whose amino-acid sequence MNTVTILKDAQSSNLSLYTFSHLVPSICDNEEGTQLMRDYCLQSNSPEARYHSLEFFLMNGYGAEFIKLLHENKYSSNLYDQIWAQLYELLSKIEKKEMLSDEVFIELEKVAPLSDEQTCVILFIKLYCFYDMNRLDVIDSLTNEIYSRIEVLEPSILKDSLLFRLNEVLQRYHWRRNELILSRKYGYKIIKQKNISLNRKCKTHQCLGLSYLYDSYDQAMFHLKQARNIAERYSLKDQEYYISQQNIPFVSAYHHRVEGITSKEPSEQAHIALAKGDYQEARIILSSFQTLTSFQMYYLGIATQNHHLFIKSYNKFVNENSHHFFARLPLRELKKME is encoded by the coding sequence ATGAATACGGTGACAATTCTTAAAGATGCCCAATCTTCTAATCTTTCCTTATATACCTTTTCTCATTTAGTGCCGTCTATATGCGATAATGAAGAAGGTACGCAACTAATGCGAGATTATTGCTTACAATCCAACAGCCCTGAGGCTCGTTATCACAGTCTTGAATTTTTTCTTATGAATGGATATGGAGCGGAATTCATAAAGCTACTACATGAAAATAAATATTCATCCAATCTCTATGATCAAATATGGGCCCAATTGTATGAGCTGTTGAGTAAAATAGAGAAAAAAGAAATGCTTAGTGATGAAGTATTCATAGAACTAGAGAAAGTAGCTCCTTTATCCGATGAACAAACATGTGTCATTCTGTTCATCAAATTGTATTGTTTTTATGACATGAATCGGCTTGATGTAATCGATAGTTTAACAAATGAGATATATTCGAGAATAGAAGTGCTAGAACCCTCTATTTTAAAAGATTCCTTACTATTTCGCTTAAATGAGGTACTGCAACGTTATCATTGGAGACGAAATGAACTCATTCTTTCACGAAAGTATGGCTATAAAATCATCAAACAAAAAAATATATCGCTTAATCGGAAATGCAAGACTCATCAATGCTTGGGCTTGAGTTACCTCTATGATAGCTACGATCAGGCTATGTTTCATTTGAAGCAAGCCAGAAATATTGCGGAACGATATAGCTTGAAGGATCAAGAATACTATATATCTCAACAAAATATTCCTTTTGTAAGTGCTTATCATCATAGAGTAGAAGGTATTACCTCTAAAGAACCTTCTGAACAAGCGCATATCGCTCTAGCAAAAGGAGATTATCAAGAAGCTAGAATAATTTTATCCTCCTTTCAAACTTTAACCTCATTTCAGATGTACTATTTAGGAATAGCCACACAAAATCACCATTTATTTATCAAATCGTATAACAAATTTGTAAATGAAAACAGCCACCACTTCTTTGCCCGCTTACCACTAAGGGAATTAAAGAAGATGGAATGA
- a CDS encoding DUF1146 family protein: MDAVGYQSLTNMISHIIFIMITWRLLQSINLDGLIKKGKVFEARLLLIFLTITIGTAVSNFFLDYLQWSKNLQFLL; encoded by the coding sequence ATGGATGCAGTGGGATATCAATCGTTAACAAATATGATTTCTCATATTATTTTTATTATGATTACATGGCGTTTGCTACAATCCATTAATCTCGATGGTCTTATTAAAAAAGGAAAAGTTTTTGAAGCACGCCTTTTGTTAATTTTTCTTACCATTACAATTGGAACGGCTGTGAGTAATTTCTTTTTAGATTACCTGCAATGGTCAAAAAATCTACAGTTCCTATTGTAA
- the spoIID gene encoding stage II sporulation protein D, with product MKRLKGPGLIFISTLVTIILVLPTLIVVPFIGSNKEEQVMPVSTNEVATEQDFNLAEGSSLDVAVLRSSSNQVDEVPLEVYVSRVVASEMPADFELEALKAQALAARTYIVRYLTNEKATLEGGAHVTDTIQHQVYKNDEELRTIWGTDYDWKMNKIEQAVAKTQGEVLTYKEEPIFAAFFSTSNGYTENSEDYWPNEFPYLRSVESPWDAESPKYMDQKVFTKTEIEAGLQVSVPADEPILSNVKKTESERVSEVTVGGKTFTGREIREALDLKSSDFTVKYKNDHIIFTTKGYGHGVGMSQYGANGMAQEGKTYEEILSHYYQGIAISKVDDFLPKIAAK from the coding sequence ATGAAAAGGTTGAAAGGACCCGGGCTTATTTTTATTAGCACGTTGGTCACCATTATTCTCGTACTACCTACATTAATCGTTGTACCATTTATCGGATCGAACAAAGAGGAACAGGTCATGCCTGTGAGCACGAATGAAGTGGCAACAGAGCAGGACTTTAATCTAGCGGAAGGGTCTTCATTAGACGTAGCTGTCCTCCGCTCGAGTTCTAACCAAGTGGATGAAGTGCCTTTAGAAGTGTACGTCTCCAGGGTAGTTGCATCAGAAATGCCAGCTGACTTTGAGTTAGAGGCGTTAAAAGCGCAAGCACTTGCAGCAAGAACCTATATTGTAAGGTACCTTACCAATGAGAAGGCAACACTTGAAGGCGGAGCTCATGTGACAGATACAATTCAACACCAAGTGTACAAAAATGATGAAGAGCTTCGCACCATCTGGGGCACAGATTATGATTGGAAAATGAATAAGATTGAGCAAGCTGTGGCTAAGACGCAAGGGGAAGTGCTTACCTATAAAGAAGAGCCGATTTTTGCAGCCTTTTTCTCCACTTCTAATGGTTACACAGAGAATTCAGAGGATTATTGGCCAAATGAATTTCCGTATTTACGAAGTGTTGAAAGTCCATGGGATGCTGAATCACCAAAATACATGGATCAAAAGGTATTCACAAAAACAGAAATCGAGGCAGGGTTACAAGTGTCAGTTCCAGCTGATGAACCTATTTTGTCCAATGTAAAAAAGACGGAAAGCGAACGTGTCTCGGAAGTAACCGTTGGAGGCAAAACATTCACAGGACGTGAAATTCGGGAAGCGCTTGATTTAAAATCTTCTGATTTCACCGTAAAGTATAAAAATGATCATATTATTTTTACGACAAAAGGATATGGGCATGGGGTTGGAATGAGTCAGTACGGTGCAAACGGCATGGCTCAGGAAGGCAAAACGTATGAAGAGATTCTATCCCACTATTATCAAGGGATTGCGATTTCTAAAGTGGATGATTTCTTACCAAAAATAGCAGCAAAGTAA